The following proteins are co-located in the Helicoverpa armigera isolate CAAS_96S chromosome 23, ASM3070526v1, whole genome shotgun sequence genome:
- the LOC110378657 gene encoding uncharacterized protein LOC110378657 isoform X1 produces the protein MEGGGRQSRLLSRLLGKLRGDHHKYTLDKRYSLTSTVNDSKEVQHYASSARGGSNSVFYFNIKPSTNEALHVSSMSESTGCSTTNEDEDLAEEPQVCCQPSQNASSAIDDDQFGANIDLRYGGQYLTPEQLPEFCDQLHHLVEVIRNIQSYAKVTGEYPSELERRLEQEAREVAALAAEARNAREVVARARAQRRAVRAHKKHLVSHLASLRESEVRELESTVRLSDRKLFKSWEALKDSTDPAAFEPLLDEIKNKQAALECLVRLVDSKQAALSRAAPLPTPLPPPETHDNDESGTTGASGGSGARKRHEGPRRPSKRRRREPRSVPLSGEPSRHAPPPQVTLYIQGTESTSRYRVGSAGAVALTPLELPSGGSVRDILFFTTN, from the exons ATGGAGGGCGGGGGGCGACAATCGCGGCTGCTCAGCAGATTGCTCGGGAAACTGCGAGGTGACCACCACAAGTATACTCTGGACAAACGATACTCACTCACTTCTACCGT CAACGACTCCAAAGAGGTTCAGCACTACGCTTCGTCGGCACGCGGCGGATCCAACAGcgttttttactttaatataaaGCCGTCGACTAACGAAGCCCTTCACGTGTCCAGCATGAGCGAGAGTACAGGCTGCAGCACCACCAATGAGGACGAAGACCTGGCCGAGGAGCCGCAGGTCTGCTGCCAACCCTCACAGAACGCCTCATCAGCTATCGATGATGACCAGTTCGGTGCTAACATTGATTTGAG ATATGGCGGACAATATTTAACACCAGAACAGCTGCCTGAGTTCTGTGATCAATTGCATCACTTGGTTGAAGTGATAAGAAATATACAGTCATACGCTAAAGTCACTGGAGAATACCCAAG TGAACTGGAACGCCGACTAGAACAAGAAGCGCGCGAGGTGGCCGCTCTGGCAGCAGAAGCCCGCAACGCGCGCGAGGTGGTGGCGCGCGCGCGGGCGCAGCGTCGAGCTGTGCGCGCGCACAAGAAGCATCTCGTGTCGCATCTCGCCAGTTTGAGGGAATCTG AGGTGCGGGAGCTAGAGAGCACGGTGCGCCTGTCCGACAGGAAACTCTTCAAGAGCTGGGAGGCGCTCAAGGACTCCACCGACCCAGCGGCCTTTGAGCCTCTGCTTGATGAAATAAAG AACAAACAAGCAGCGTTGGAGTGCCTGGTCCGTCTGGTGGACAGCAAACAGGCAGCACTGTCCCGCGCCGCGCCTCTGCCAACCCCCCTCCCGCCGCCCGAGACACATGATAATGATG AGTCCGGAACAACTGGTGCTTCGGGCGGTTCGGGCGCACGTAAGCGGCACGAGGGACCACGCCGGCCTTCGAAGCGGCGGCGCCGGGAGCCGCGCTCCGTGCCACTGTCCGGCGAGCCCAGTAGACACGCACCGCCGCCACAG GTTACCCTATACATCCAAGGAACAGAGAGCACATCACGCTACAGAGTCGGCAGCGCCGGCGCAGTCGCGCTCACGCCTCTGGAACTCCCCTCCGGAGGCAGCGTCAGAGACATACTGTTCTTCACCACTAACTGA
- the LOC110378657 gene encoding uncharacterized protein LOC110378657 isoform X2 yields MEGGGRQSRLLSRLLGKLRGDHHKYTLDKRYSLTSTVNDSKEVQHYASSARGGSNSVFYFNIKPSTNEALHVSSMSESTGCSTTNEDEDLAEEPQVCCQPSQNASSAIDDDQFGANIDLRYGGQYLTPEQLPEFCDQLHHLVEVIRNIQSYAKVTGEYPSELERRLEQEAREVAALAAEARNAREVVARARAQRRAVRAHKKHLVSHLASLRESESTVRLSDRKLFKSWEALKDSTDPAAFEPLLDEIKNKQAALECLVRLVDSKQAALSRAAPLPTPLPPPETHDNDESGTTGASGGSGARKRHEGPRRPSKRRRREPRSVPLSGEPSRHAPPPQVTLYIQGTESTSRYRVGSAGAVALTPLELPSGGSVRDILFFTTN; encoded by the exons ATGGAGGGCGGGGGGCGACAATCGCGGCTGCTCAGCAGATTGCTCGGGAAACTGCGAGGTGACCACCACAAGTATACTCTGGACAAACGATACTCACTCACTTCTACCGT CAACGACTCCAAAGAGGTTCAGCACTACGCTTCGTCGGCACGCGGCGGATCCAACAGcgttttttactttaatataaaGCCGTCGACTAACGAAGCCCTTCACGTGTCCAGCATGAGCGAGAGTACAGGCTGCAGCACCACCAATGAGGACGAAGACCTGGCCGAGGAGCCGCAGGTCTGCTGCCAACCCTCACAGAACGCCTCATCAGCTATCGATGATGACCAGTTCGGTGCTAACATTGATTTGAG ATATGGCGGACAATATTTAACACCAGAACAGCTGCCTGAGTTCTGTGATCAATTGCATCACTTGGTTGAAGTGATAAGAAATATACAGTCATACGCTAAAGTCACTGGAGAATACCCAAG TGAACTGGAACGCCGACTAGAACAAGAAGCGCGCGAGGTGGCCGCTCTGGCAGCAGAAGCCCGCAACGCGCGCGAGGTGGTGGCGCGCGCGCGGGCGCAGCGTCGAGCTGTGCGCGCGCACAAGAAGCATCTCGTGTCGCATCTCGCCAGTTTGAGGGAATCTG AGAGCACGGTGCGCCTGTCCGACAGGAAACTCTTCAAGAGCTGGGAGGCGCTCAAGGACTCCACCGACCCAGCGGCCTTTGAGCCTCTGCTTGATGAAATAAAG AACAAACAAGCAGCGTTGGAGTGCCTGGTCCGTCTGGTGGACAGCAAACAGGCAGCACTGTCCCGCGCCGCGCCTCTGCCAACCCCCCTCCCGCCGCCCGAGACACATGATAATGATG AGTCCGGAACAACTGGTGCTTCGGGCGGTTCGGGCGCACGTAAGCGGCACGAGGGACCACGCCGGCCTTCGAAGCGGCGGCGCCGGGAGCCGCGCTCCGTGCCACTGTCCGGCGAGCCCAGTAGACACGCACCGCCGCCACAG GTTACCCTATACATCCAAGGAACAGAGAGCACATCACGCTACAGAGTCGGCAGCGCCGGCGCAGTCGCGCTCACGCCTCTGGAACTCCCCTCCGGAGGCAGCGTCAGAGACATACTGTTCTTCACCACTAACTGA
- the LOC110378657 gene encoding uncharacterized protein LOC110378657 isoform X3 codes for MEGGGRQSRLLSRLLGKLRGDHHKYTLDKRYSLTSTVMSESTGCSTTNEDEDLAEEPQVCCQPSQNASSAIDDDQFGANIDLRYGGQYLTPEQLPEFCDQLHHLVEVIRNIQSYAKVTGEYPSELERRLEQEAREVAALAAEARNAREVVARARAQRRAVRAHKKHLVSHLASLRESEVRELESTVRLSDRKLFKSWEALKDSTDPAAFEPLLDEIKNKQAALECLVRLVDSKQAALSRAAPLPTPLPPPETHDNDESGTTGASGGSGARKRHEGPRRPSKRRRREPRSVPLSGEPSRHAPPPQVTLYIQGTESTSRYRVGSAGAVALTPLELPSGGSVRDILFFTTN; via the exons ATGGAGGGCGGGGGGCGACAATCGCGGCTGCTCAGCAGATTGCTCGGGAAACTGCGAGGTGACCACCACAAGTATACTCTGGACAAACGATACTCACTCACTTCTACCGT CATGAGCGAGAGTACAGGCTGCAGCACCACCAATGAGGACGAAGACCTGGCCGAGGAGCCGCAGGTCTGCTGCCAACCCTCACAGAACGCCTCATCAGCTATCGATGATGACCAGTTCGGTGCTAACATTGATTTGAG ATATGGCGGACAATATTTAACACCAGAACAGCTGCCTGAGTTCTGTGATCAATTGCATCACTTGGTTGAAGTGATAAGAAATATACAGTCATACGCTAAAGTCACTGGAGAATACCCAAG TGAACTGGAACGCCGACTAGAACAAGAAGCGCGCGAGGTGGCCGCTCTGGCAGCAGAAGCCCGCAACGCGCGCGAGGTGGTGGCGCGCGCGCGGGCGCAGCGTCGAGCTGTGCGCGCGCACAAGAAGCATCTCGTGTCGCATCTCGCCAGTTTGAGGGAATCTG AGGTGCGGGAGCTAGAGAGCACGGTGCGCCTGTCCGACAGGAAACTCTTCAAGAGCTGGGAGGCGCTCAAGGACTCCACCGACCCAGCGGCCTTTGAGCCTCTGCTTGATGAAATAAAG AACAAACAAGCAGCGTTGGAGTGCCTGGTCCGTCTGGTGGACAGCAAACAGGCAGCACTGTCCCGCGCCGCGCCTCTGCCAACCCCCCTCCCGCCGCCCGAGACACATGATAATGATG AGTCCGGAACAACTGGTGCTTCGGGCGGTTCGGGCGCACGTAAGCGGCACGAGGGACCACGCCGGCCTTCGAAGCGGCGGCGCCGGGAGCCGCGCTCCGTGCCACTGTCCGGCGAGCCCAGTAGACACGCACCGCCGCCACAG GTTACCCTATACATCCAAGGAACAGAGAGCACATCACGCTACAGAGTCGGCAGCGCCGGCGCAGTCGCGCTCACGCCTCTGGAACTCCCCTCCGGAGGCAGCGTCAGAGACATACTGTTCTTCACCACTAACTGA